CCGAGCTTGGTGTTGATGTGGGTAGGGTCCAACATGGGACGagcaataatttcaaaattggtTAGATAACAAAAATCACACTTCAcagtacaaaattattcgaATCCCACTTTTTAGTCATTAATTAGGATACTAACTCAccaataatttttcagtttaatgATAAAGATTGAGgtccataaataaatttagagataattatagttttctctcctgaaatttagtataattatacatagagtCTCTatgttttgagaaattatatctagaacctctgaaaatttttttccgtctaacaaataagttcttccattagtcaaaattcactaaatttattgatattaaaaaaaaaagtgatgaaaattgatatttacactcgattaacttattactgatttattgcagataaaaaaaaaatttcgaactaaactatcctgataacggtgaagatatacctcctcacatacattaacatgtgaagaaatatgatgataatttgatcataaaaatatctattcGACCTGCAAAAAGTGAGTAATTAGTCAATTGAgtttatatagattttttttgtcgatatcaacaaatttggtaaattttaactaacagagTGACTTAtgtgttagacggaagcaaatccCATGGGtgctaaattttatttttcaaaccacaggaGGTCTATATGTAACTACACCAAACCTGAGGAGAAGGGAGCGTAATAATCCCATAAATTTACGTTTATGAGCTTAAGTCGCACTAATTACgtttatatttatctcacttaatattattttattaaatttattgtaacatgtgttttattgaattaattttttttaatttattaatattaatgtaaaattatataatcaccgtttctatagaaaaataaaaattggataCTAACTCACAACATGAATTTAaccatttttcatttatttcctATGATATTCCAAACAGGGCTTTAACTTATTttacttccttttttttttggtaagtAACATTTActattaatgaatttatttccCCTGAAATGGAAACagtatattgattaataatatataatcatttgGAGAACATAGtttactagaaaaaaaatataattatttgctCCATTGActatgataaaagaaaaaaatcatagttAGTACTAATTAGCCACGAATGTGCAATAATCACTAGTCGTACCATAACTAAAAATcaaggtaaatatcaattaactatagtaaaaatttaaattttcatatcgattttgtttaattatggttaatattattaatttaccataatttttaaatcgtggtcaatataattaattttttttaatgtagtgattatttatgtcatttagAGGCGCTTACTCGGCTATTAGGATTAATTGCACACTCAATTCAAGTTTGTCCCTTGTTTAATTGCAATGTTGGGAGCTCAGTCTTGTGGCTCATGCTGACATTATTTACTATTTGGCCTCAATTAATAGATTTATCAGTCTTGGGGTTTATTAATTTAGGCTAGTCAGTCCGTCTGAACAAGATAGTGAATTTACAGTCttatccaaaaaatttatgttaaattaccAACATACCCTTCTTTTTACCTgctaaaagaaagaataatcaaatttatctaTCATTCAAATAACTTATATCACAAAGTAAACGCGGCCTAACTAAATCAACGGTGAAGACAAATGGAAGTttggattttgtttgaaattcCGTTTTGGTTGGAGTTTACAATTTGAAGACATGATGAGAGTTGGATCCCGAAATCTTGGGGATTTTCAGAACACACACCATTAGTTTGATTGCATGAGATTTCGGAGGAATCCaacattattttttgcaatcttttttattttcttaaattcgtCATTTTATTGGAtaggtaaaaaataaatatcctAAATTCTTACACTTTCACACTATATCTAAGGTGTAtattaagaattattttatatatatatatatattaaatgtaatatgtTGCTAGCAATTGTGTTGGTCTATGATAATACTTTGATGGATTTATAATTCTCTCATCATGTTCTCTACCGCCTGTACATTGTTTCCactaattacacataaatcccgtcaagtttaaaaaattacatctacctCCCTTAATACTAATTGTAGTTAAAAAATCCCATGCTCTTGTGACTCTATTTTCCTTCATTGTAAATTACACAAATCTCccttcaaatttattcaaattacagGCACTTTTCCTGATATGTAAAACGGTTTTTACAAGCACTTTGATGTGGTTAAAATGGACGAAGCCAAGATGATTGGGCTGAACGTGATATTGTGCCAATACAACCCCATTAACAACGCAGATTCAGACTCACAAGTACGCAAGCCAGAGAAAAATGCTGGAGGAATGACATATGTTGGAATTGTCAAAGATAACAGATATCATCCATACGAATGACCCTCATATCACATCACTATTTATGTACGACAAATGTGTATTAATTCGAAATGGGAAGTTCCTTTTTGTGGGTGGTGTAATAGGTTGTAATAATGCTGTTGTAATTGCTGTTTTGTGAGCCGTTTGTGTGTGGGTTTGTTGGGGGCATTTATGTAGTGCACATGATGCTTTTCTCTGAGGTAATTGTCTGCACTGTAAAGATCAAAAGAGTTGGGCGATTAATTAGGGAATGATTCCTTAGCTGCCAGTTCATAAGTACTTCACCTCATCCATCCATTTAAACAGTTATTACATTCTTTATTCTTTGTTGTTTTGGTTTTGGACTGATGTTTACACTCACATCTTACCATATATATgtccaatttcttttcttgtcttgTCTTAATCTTGTTTTACCCTCCATCACtttgttaagaaaaaaagatgcTGCAGGTTGTTGTCGGATGGACCTAATCTTTGGCCGTTGGTGCCTAAATATACACAATTAGATTAAAAGACAGACTATTTTGAGAGTATTTGAATTGACAGAATTTCGAAAAAGTGTTTTGACATATATGATAATGATAGAAGAAATCGTCTTTCCATGAGAATCTAACCCCTCATGTTGGTACGAGGGCCATCTTTCACCGTAAAATTCCATCGATTCGACTATTTTGTCagatgatttttcttttaaaacttttcaatttttagccGACTTCTTTtagttttcatattttttagtagtCATTCGGACCTAATATCTATTACTAGGATGTTAGGGTATTTTCTTGGCCAGGTTTTGTGTTTtctgaattaatctaaaagaCACCTATATAAAATGACATACTTCATGTTCTCGATAAGATCTAAATTCGTACATTCAGACtcaagtaaatatattattatcaaacaCAAAGTTgttcactaataattataaaaataaaaattttcattgttatgtaataatacatcattaaaatatagtacAAACATGACTCCAACTAATAATGGTAACTTCATGCTGAATAGaacaatttctattaattatcaaataattgttAAGATGTTATCGGATATTGTTATTGACAACTATCCAGTAATTGATAGTATCGGTGATTCAAATCAAtgttattacatatttatgtaaaattatgaaatttcttttatctaaattaaattcGATCAAACTCAACcaactatatattaaatttaatgcaTTCTGATTAGTCCCTCTCTATGAACTCTACATCGATCATATAATTATCTGTTATTGAGCTGACATTTAGGAAGCAAAAATTATATGgattgaattttgtttttcatttacGCTACGggtataaaatcttttttaactaaagtaaataatataatttttatacataatatatatatatatatatattaaattgaaattgaagatGCAACAGAAATccagttaaaaaattattaggcagtaaaagaaggaaaaacaaaatatgcaGCACTTGTATTTTTCAGCTTACAGAAAAGCACAAATTAGAGTTATGAAATGAACAGTTATTGTTCTTTCTTCCCACCAATTAATTCTCACCCACCACCAATGCttcaatcaaatttcaagaaacagtACACAATCAGCATTCGACTCTCAATCACTGCAGTCATTGTTCCTGTCAGCTTCACCGTAACCACCTCCTCAAATCCGTCGTCGAGCACGGCGAAATTTCTCCGCCGATGCTCTCTGTATAGCACGAGTAATTCGACTGCTCCTCCATCCCCACGTACCCCGCCTGAACGCTCTTGAAGCTGGGGCTTCTCAGATTATTCTGGCCGAACCCGTTGCACCCGAATCCGAAGTTCACGCAGTACGGTTCGGGTATGGGGTAAGACAGGCGTTTTCTGGCGGAGCCGCCGCGGTCTCTCTCGGGTGTGGAGGGCCTCTGTCGTGGAGCACTCTGCGATCGGATCCTCGCTTTTGCGGACTCAGTAGCGGCCATGTAATTGGGAATTGAAGCGTTTCCGGGTCCCTCGTTGACGCTCGTGCTGTTGCGGGAAACGCTGCTGTTGAAGCGCTGTGTGGAGCGCAGAGACGGAGTGTTCGCAGTTGAATAGCTTTTTTCTTCCTTGAGGCATCGGGGGCTGGCTGGCCGGACTTGGGCAGGTCTTGTTTTAGATATGAGGGATGGGGTCGCCGGAGATTGAATTGGGGCAGCGTTGTGGAATGATCTGTGGTGAGGAGATGCGGCGGCTTGTCTGTGGATGGGACTTTGGCAGCGTGATTTTCGACCATTTGTTGCTGAGTATGAGGATGTTCTTAGTGAGTCAACCTCAACAGTCTTTATGGAATCTCTTCTGTAATCGGTTGAAGCCCTGCTGCTGTTCTCCCACTGCTTTGTTGCCATCCACCTATCAAGCCAATTTGCTCTGTTTTCTACCTCATTTTCTTCTCCATCATACGGGATCCTGTCAGAATCCAGGATTTTGTTCTGGGAAGAGAGTTTCCGGGCAGATGTTACAACTCAAGAATGAAGTAATGATAGCATGAAATGAGAAAGAACACAGGATTCATATGGTTTTTGCGGACAACTATATAAAGTTGTACAACACATAAGAAAAGGGCAGAGTCCTGAAAAAGTGATGATAGCTACCTGTTGAGAGAAAGCAAAAGCCAGGGACTTTTCATGTGTCAATGCAGCTTCATTTCTGGCCTTCAAGATTGCTTCAAGCTCTTCAAGTGTTCGTGGGCAGTCCCTCCAATCATCAGTTACACAGCTTCCTTCTCTAGACTGTTAACacaaacatcattaattaGACATTAGAAATTAATACATTTGCAGCTTCTGTTCGGGACtataagaaaaacaactcaCTCTGGACTTCCTCTCTCTGATGTCTTTCAGGTACTTTGACTCCCATAAGTTGTTGGTTTCTGCAAACATTGACCTTCTTCCGCCGTCGTGGGAGAGGCGGGCGCGTTGATCCCGAACCCGCGCCTGCACTCGGAGCAGCGCCTGCATGCATTTCATGGTCATGTTTGCTTGCTTCCGAACATTCTGCCCTCTGATTAGAGCCTGAAGTTTCACAATCCCCTTGAGCGCAACCAGAGCTCTCCTTGCCTAAAACAACTCCgtaaatcaaatttttctaCCATCTCCTGAAAGTAAATTCGCCAATACAGTTTGTATAAACATATAGTCAGTTGAAGTACAAATTTTTACTTACAAGATAGCCTCTAAAAGCTGTTTGAATGACTCTGGCAGCAGAGTGCTGTTTAAATGAAGTAGCATTAGAGGAAGGCTGCGCCGACAACCGAATTATCTCCACCGCAGCTTTAGCAGTTGCAACGGCAGCCGGTGGCTGCTGCCACGGCAATGGCGTGTCTCTGCTCAGCAGGCAACACAGGAGTCTTGGGCGCCATGCAGTCCGTCGTCTCCTTTGCTTCACTTAGCTGATTATGTTTCCTGAACAGCCATCTCCTCCTTTCAGTcctctacaaaaaaaaaaaaaccaagaaaatcCCAAACTCTTCAAGAATCCTGTCAAAAAGCACAAATCatcaaacacacacacgcaaACTTCACCCCCATTACCttctcttcctcctcttcttgCTGGTGCTCAACTTTCCTCCTGGAGCTCTTCTTCTCAGAGTCTTTACTTGGAGACCTAAAGGCCCTCTTCATCGCCGTCAGCCATGAACTCCCTCCCTTCTTTCCCATTTAACTGCAAAGAATCAGAGGACTATAGTAGTAGCTTTACTTAAATAGCTCCTGATCTAACACAACTGATGAATGCAATGCATATATAGAAGAAAGAGTGAGAGAGGGGGGCGGGGAAAaaatagtagaaaagggaGGATTGTTTCTATTGGGTGGTTAACTGTGGAGCAGCATCTAACAGTATACGAGCTCCAATATGGTATCTGCTACGAGATGTAGGTGTTTTGTAGTGGCATGGGAAATAAAAACTACTGGGTGGGGAGGTTGTCAGAAATTGCCATGAACTTtgcacagagagagagagagagcataAGATTCCAAGGCCCCTCCAACtccaagagaaagaaaagtgaaaaatagcTTGGCTTTGTGTTTGTGATTGATTGAATGTGCCTTTatgtttttcataaataatggCTGACTCATCCCTCAGGCCTTCACGTGTTCTGTCATACCATTGTTGCTGCGCCTCTCCAAAGGGAGGGAAATGCTCTCTattgcttttgtttttcactaaataattcaattcaatttaactacatataattgcaattttaatatcattaattCCTTTGTTTCCAGATAATTATACCGTTCTTCtccaaaatttgataaaattatatttaaatttttatgatttaaaaaattatatatagtgtttctaatgtttgtttttatctagTAAAcaaatagtcaaaatttatcgaattttttatattagcaaaaaaattaaataaaaattttgcatttgcTCCTAATTGATTCATTACTGatctattacaaatttaacaaatctttttttaaccaaactatttttatacatCTCCCACACaataatgcatgtgatgagttatattttcatttttgcaatGGTATTTTGATctggaaaaaaattgtttgacctgcaaataataagtaataaatcaattgagaatttttatttaatttttttactgagAACATCACTAaaccaataaattttgactataggtggatatatttattaaatataaacaaatattaaaatattaaagctattttttcaaactacataaatatatataactatatcaGATCTCATACgaacattataattatctctcatttgaattatatactCAATATATGATAACTGTATTGTGCTTGCtgaatttgaatcaaattcaattgaaCAGGAATTTCTCCTATTTTAGATTTGTAAATTTGGAGCATTTATAATGagttatgattaaatttttatctatactatataaacagaaaatatttttttatttcgcAAATGGTGGTTATAACACTGCAataccaattttattattataccaATTTCAGAAATATGATGTGtgagtttatataaaatttaatccaGAATAACGgattatgtttttataaaaaaataattttattattccaTCACAGTATCTCATCAATTAATAATCAGACGAAAAACTAtgtaacaattaattataacaaattcacgttgaatcaaataaatatccatATATTTAGTGAAATTCGAATCTTATAAccttatatttgtttatgtaaCATCATTTTTAACAATTAGACAGAGATCTCTCTGATAAATAATcgatcaattttaatttgtttagatttttaaaccttataaaataattttcatctcATCCCATCTGCAATGGCTGCctaaaataaagttttctatttccttaaaagaaaaaaaggaaaggtcCGTTAATGTGATATGTGCGTGCGTGCTGCAgcaaatacatataatactttCTTTTACTTGCTTTATCAGCCCCGTCGCTCTACTTTCGATGTGTTCCCAGATGGGgtttcatctctctctctctctctctctctctctctctctcacatgATAACGACAGACAGTAATCTTTTGCAACTGACCAAATATCAGAGGAAAACAATAATcaaatgtattaatatatcgaAAATCgggaatattaattaatagggataaattttttagatttagtATGATTATAAGTagatacttttataatt
The window above is part of the Sesamum indicum cultivar Zhongzhi No. 13 linkage group LG2, S_indicum_v1.0, whole genome shotgun sequence genome. Proteins encoded here:
- the LOC105156059 gene encoding protein IQ-DOMAIN 1-like, producing MTMKCMQALLRVQARVRDQRARLSHDGGRRSMFAETNNLWESKYLKDIRERKSRSREGSCVTDDWRDCPRTLEELEAILKARNEAALTHEKSLAFAFSQQNKILDSDRIPYDGEENEVENRANWLDRWMATKQWENSSRASTDYRRDSIKTVEVDSLRTSSYSATNGRKSRCQSPIHRQAAASPHHRSFHNAAPIQSPATPSLISKTRPAQVRPASPRCLKEEKSYSTANTPSLRSTQRFNSSVSRNSTSVNEGPGNASIPNYMAATESAKARIRSQSAPRQRPSTPERDRGGSARKRLSYPIPEPYCVNFGFGCNGFGQNNLRSPSFKSVQAGYVGMEEQSNYSCYTESIGGEISPCSTTDLRRWLR